GGTGGGGTAGAAATGAGCCCGGTCGGCCTGGATGACCAGGGCCTCGACGGCATCAAAGCCTTCCCGAAGGGCCGTAGTAAGGTTCAAGCCGGCCCCGGCCACGGCCAGATCAAAGGTCTTGAGGGTGAAGGAGCCGACGATGCCATTGAAGGTGGCGCGGCCGCCAGCCAGGTTGGTGCCGATGACGCGGCCCTGGCGGTTGGCCAGAGACCCGGAAGGGAAATAGACGGATTTGCCGGTGATGAGGTGGTGGTTGTCGATGCAGTCACCGCCGGCATAAATGTGGGGGTCTGAGGTCTGAAGGCGGCGGTTGACTTTGATGCCGCCATCGGGTCCAACCAAGAGGCCGGCTTGGCCGGCCAGCTCGGAGTTGGGCACCGCGCCCACCGCGGAGATGACCAGGTCGGCAGGGAGGACGGCATTATCGGTGACCACTTCCAGGGCAGCGCCGCCGCCGGAGTGAGGCCGGATTTCCTTAATGGACTCCTTAAGGTGAAGTGCGACACCCTTGCCCTGGAGATGTTTTTGGACCATGCGGGCCATTCCGGCTTCCAGGACGCCGGGGAGGACCTGGGGAGTGATCTCCACCAGGGTGGTCTCCAAACCCCAAAGGTCGGTCAAGGCTTCGGCCATCTCAATCCCGATGGCGCCGGCCCCGATGATTACGGCGGAGCCCACCTGGCCCTTGGAGATTTGGTCCCGGACGGCCATGGCCGCGGTAAGATTGGAGACATTCATGACCCCCGGAAGATCGGCCCCGGGGACAGGAAGGGGGCGAGGGCGACTGCCGGTGGCCAGGACCAGCTCGTCATAGGGGAGGTCTTCCTCCTGGCCGGATTCCAGGTCGCGGACGCGCACCAGTTTGGCCGCCCGGTCGATGGCCAGGGCCCGGGTTCGGGTGCGGACCTGGACGTCTTTGGCGCCCTCAAAAAATTCCGGCGTCCGCAGCATATGGAAGCTGGTGCTCATCAGCTCCTTGATATCGCTTAAGTCACCGGAGATATAGTAAGGAATGCCGCAGCCGCCGTAGGAGATGTACTCGCCTTGATCAATCATGGTGACGGTGAAATCGGGGCGCAGGCGTTTGACGCGGCAAGCGACCTTGGGCCCCAAGGCCACGGCCCCGATGATGACTATGCGTTTGTGCTCCATATGAGTTCCTCTCTGGCTAAACCAGGCTGCGCTGCCACCCATTGGGCTGCTGATAGAGCGCTTCCATAGGTTTATGCCGAATGCTGGCTTTTATTGCGTTTGCCATAAATTTATGCCGCTGGCAGAGAAATCCCCCCTAACCCCCCTTTGGCAAAGGGGGGGATAAGAGGAGCCCAAGCTGAGCTTGGGCTGAAAGTGACGTTCCCAAGTACAACTTGGGAACGAGGTTAAATCCAAATCCCCCTAAACTAAATCCCCCTTTTTCAAAGGGGGACTTCGATTCGCACAGGCGAGACGCCTGTGCCACCGGGGAATTTATCAACGCCCAGATAAGATTTCGACTGCAACGCGACTTTTGCAAGAGGCTCAAAAGTTTTTTCTTATTAACCCCTCACCCTACCATTGGGGAGAGGGGAAAAAGTGGAACCGATAAAATTATTTTTCCGGAGGATCGGACTTGCCCGGGTTTTTATGGCGGCCGTTGCAGGTGAGGGTGTCTCGCCGCCAGAGGAGCTGCATCCTGGTGTCCTCCCGGCGATGCTCACAGAGGTCGTGGCCGCAGATGGGGCACTCCGGTTCCATGCAAGGATCGGCATGGATGAGGATATCAGCCTGGCCCCGGAAGTAATCATCGAGAATATTTTCCAGCTTTTTTACCTCATCGTGACTGACTTCCAGGGAAAGGTCCCGGGGCAGGATAAGGTGGAAGTCCATAAAGACGTGAGTACCGGACCGGCGGGCGCGCAGTTGATGGATATCGATCCACATGGGGCGGCGGTGCTCGGCGATCACCCGGCAGATCTCTTCTAAGAGTTCAGGGTCGGAGGTGTCCATAAGGGCGGCTCCGGCCTGGTGAACCAACCGGGCTCCGGTCACCAGGATATTCAGCCCCACCAGGATGGCCACGGCGCCATCCAGCCAATTCCAACCGGTAAAATAAACGCCGACCAGGCCCAGGACGACCCCAGCGGTGGTGTAGACATCGGTGAGGATGTGCTTGCCATCGGCGACCAGGACGATGGATTTGGTGCGCCGGCCGACAACGAGCAGGATGGCGCCCAGGATAAGGTTAACCAGGGCTGCACCTACAATGAGGATCAGACCCTCTTCCAGTTTGGGAATGGCCTGGGGGTGGAAAAGACGGGGCCATGCCGCATAGAAGATGCCGAGGGCTGCAAAAACGATGAGGGCTCCTTCAAAGCCGGCGGAAAAATGCTCGACTTTGCCGTGGCCGTACGGGTGAGCGGGATCGGGCCTCTTGGCGGCCACGAGGATACTGACCAGGGCGAAGCCGGCGGCCACCACGTTGATAATGGACTCCAGGGCGTCGGAGAGGATGGCGGCGGAATTGGTGAAATAGAAGGCTGTGAACTTGATGGCCATCAGACCCGCGCCGATGAGCAGAGAGGCGGAGATGGCCAGGAGGTGATTTCTGAGGTTGACGTTTGTCTGGGAGTTCACGGACGCATTATAAGGGAAATTAAACTTTTATAGCGTTTGCCATAAATTTATGCCGTTGGCTGATTTTTAAATCCCCCTAAATCCCCCTTTTTCAAAGGGGGACTTTATAAGTAATTCCTTATAGTTCCCCAATTTACCAAAGGGGGCTTAGGGGAGATTTGGGGTGTTAAAGTATCTCCTATTTACGGAAAAAACTTTTGGCAAACGCTATATGTACTTCAATACCTACCATATAATCAGGCAATGGAAAAGCCTCCAGGAGCGTCAGGTTTGACGGAAAAGGAAATTTTCGCAGCCAGACCGTTAAGAGCGTTGGTTACTTATGAAAATGTATGAAGATGTTCTCCCGTTCAAAAACTCCCTTGAGTATTATTTCTTCCTGATCCGATGAAAAGAAGGGGTGCAGGTCGAACTCTTCTTCGGGGAACCAATCGGTTTCCAGGGTGAGGCCGGAGTCCCTTTGCCGGATGATCAGATGGCCTTCATCGGCCTCTTCCAGGGGCCAGGCGAGATAAAGGCTGAAGGTCAAGGAATCGGGGGTACGCTGGATGGTGGCTTTCTTGGCCTCCCAGATTTCGTACTTGGGATCGCCGAAACCGGACAACCAGTAGAGGGTGATATAGTTCAGGCCGTCGAACATAGAGGCTCCGGGATAGGTCTCGGGGAATTTGTGAAATTATGCGCAAGATAGTTATTAAATATAGTTCAGGGGAAATTTGTTGTCAAAGACTTTGTGGGGCTGAGTGGAGGAGCGAAGGGTAGCACTACAGATAAGAATTGTTTGGTTCTATTGGGGTGGAGGAGCCGATTTCGGATAAACGGGAAGCGCCGGGATGGAACCCGGCGCCTTGGGAAAAATCCGATGAGGGATGACTTACTGCCGACGCCGCCTCCAGGCCAATAGACCGGTCAGCCCGGAACCCAGGAGCAGCATGGTTGATGGCAAAGGAATAGCTGCATACCGAAGGTCGTCGACTGCGAAGGCATCACTGGCAGCGGAACTTGGCCCAATCTGGATGGAGGCGATATCAGCGGTGAGGCGCTCAAAGCCCACAAAAATCCCCGGGAGGGGGAAGGTGCCGGGAGGAGGGAAGAAGCCGCCGGAATACCCAGGCGGCAGGGTCTCCGAAGCCAGGACGGTGAGACTTTCCAAGACACTGTGACCGGCATCATAGGCTGTGACCGTATAATCCCCCAAGGGGGCGGTGTCAGACAGAAAAATCTGGACGGCAGATTGTAAAGTGGCAAAAGCGGCAGTAATGCCTGCTATGGTCGGGGATGAATAGCCGC
Above is a genomic segment from Desulfobaccales bacterium containing:
- a CDS encoding FAD-dependent oxidoreductase yields the protein MEHKRIVIIGAVALGPKVACRVKRLRPDFTVTMIDQGEYISYGGCGIPYYISGDLSDIKELMSTSFHMLRTPEFFEGAKDVQVRTRTRALAIDRAAKLVRVRDLESGQEEDLPYDELVLATGSRPRPLPVPGADLPGVMNVSNLTAAMAVRDQISKGQVGSAVIIGAGAIGIEMAEALTDLWGLETTLVEITPQVLPGVLEAGMARMVQKHLQGKGVALHLKESIKEIRPHSGGGAALEVVTDNAVLPADLVISAVGAVPNSELAGQAGLLVGPDGGIKVNRRLQTSDPHIYAGGDCIDNHHLITGKSVYFPSGSLANRQGRVIGTNLAGGRATFNGIVGSFTLKTFDLAVAGAGLNLTTALREGFDAVEALVIQADRAHFYPTQDLMYLALVADRKTRQLLGAQGISHNGDALVGRINSIAALLPFKADLQDLSNLEVAYAPPFAAALDIVNAVANTLENILDGYNRTIEVAEFEQCFLTDKDADTLCLDVRGAANAAPYVDLFGDRWLNIPQETLKDRFSEIPPDKRLLVVCNSGVRSYEALRQLETAGLCNAVNVQGGLAALKKSGALDLSESEEPAKD
- a CDS encoding PEP-CTERM sorting domain-containing protein; this encodes MRHLKISMLALALIVIFAVGTAMATPIKSYTPVLTGGSLIDFEGFSEGTLIDTQYPGVTFGQAPLAGRPQIDVFPWLFGYGASSGDHVLTGSTEGGYSSPTIAGITAAFATLQSAVQIFLSDTAPLGDYTVTAYDAGHSVLESLTVLASETLPPGYSGGFFPPPGTFPLPGIFVGFERLTADIASIQIGPSSAASDAFAVDDLRYAAIPLPSTMLLLGSGLTGLLAWRRRRQ
- a CDS encoding cation diffusion facilitator family transporter, with translation MNSQTNVNLRNHLLAISASLLIGAGLMAIKFTAFYFTNSAAILSDALESIINVVAAGFALVSILVAAKRPDPAHPYGHGKVEHFSAGFEGALIVFAALGIFYAAWPRLFHPQAIPKLEEGLILIVGAALVNLILGAILLVVGRRTKSIVLVADGKHILTDVYTTAGVVLGLVGVYFTGWNWLDGAVAILVGLNILVTGARLVHQAGAALMDTSDPELLEEICRVIAEHRRPMWIDIHQLRARRSGTHVFMDFHLILPRDLSLEVSHDEVKKLENILDDYFRGQADILIHADPCMEPECPICGHDLCEHRREDTRMQLLWRRDTLTCNGRHKNPGKSDPPEK